The Chryseolinea soli genome contains a region encoding:
- a CDS encoding KTSC domain-containing protein, which yields MKRIIAARKLLAVEKGATLQELKAIYRNFMKEWHPDKIQDSPAAKQEAEERSAAFIDAYHLLVSVAPETHETQRDQYEQTMNTSRLIDFQYKGTTLLINFADGSSYEYFGIPKSVYNNLINSTTPDRFARRNIYHSYVYRKASKAMEVAAV from the coding sequence ATGAAAAGAATAATCGCAGCCCGAAAACTGTTAGCTGTAGAGAAAGGGGCAACTTTACAGGAATTGAAGGCCATTTACAGGAATTTTATGAAGGAATGGCATCCGGACAAAATCCAGGATAGCCCTGCAGCCAAACAGGAAGCCGAAGAGCGAAGCGCAGCATTTATTGATGCCTACCATCTTCTGGTGAGTGTTGCCCCCGAAACACACGAGACGCAGCGCGACCAGTACGAGCAGACGATGAATACCTCACGTCTGATCGACTTCCAATATAAGGGCACAACGCTGCTCATCAACTTTGCTGACGGAAGCAGCTACGAATACTTTGGAATACCCAAAAGTGTGTACAACAACCTCATCAATTCAACCACGCCCGACCGTTTTGCGCGCAGGAATATTTACCACAGCTATGTTTATCGGAAGGCAAGCAAGGCGATGGAGGTTGCGGCGGTGTAA
- a CDS encoding START domain-containing protein, with product MGFTIASNRIERVLTIGFLLVSISLTGQSWELKNEEEGIKVYTRTVENSDIKAVKVECTIEATLSQLTAVLLDIPASSEWIYATKFCRVQENISSSELIYHSEIDVPWPASNRDFIVRVKFEQDSITKKLTIDGENLPHYLKEQEDVVRIMHTESNWTVTPRNKYLDIVFTLHVHPGGSIPAWLINLFATRGPLETFRNLRRQVNKPEYKEASFLFLVD from the coding sequence ATGGGTTTTACAATTGCCAGTAACCGTATTGAAAGAGTCTTGACGATCGGCTTCCTGTTGGTTTCCATTTCGTTAACAGGTCAATCCTGGGAGCTTAAGAATGAAGAAGAAGGAATAAAGGTGTACACACGCACGGTCGAAAACTCAGACATAAAAGCCGTTAAAGTAGAATGCACGATTGAAGCCACACTTTCGCAGCTGACCGCCGTGTTACTTGATATTCCTGCCAGCAGCGAGTGGATCTATGCCACGAAATTCTGTCGAGTACAAGAAAACATTTCTTCTTCGGAATTAATCTATCATTCTGAAATTGATGTACCCTGGCCGGCTAGCAACCGCGATTTTATCGTGCGCGTGAAATTTGAACAGGACAGTATCACCAAAAAGCTGACGATAGACGGAGAAAATCTACCCCATTACCTAAAGGAGCAAGAAGATGTAGTGCGCATTATGCACACCGAGAGCAACTGGACTGTAACGCCAAGGAATAAATACCTCGATATTGTCTTTACACTTCACGTGCATCCGGGTGGTTCAATTCCGGCATGGCTTATTAACCTGTTTGCCACCCGCGGTCCACTGGAGACCTTTCGTAATTTAAGAAGGCAGGTAAACAAGCCGGAATATAAAGAGGCGAGCTTCTTGTTCCTGGTGGATTAG